Part of the Varibaculum massiliense genome is shown below.
TTTAAAGGATAGCGGTAATGCGTTACCCTCTATTAAAGGAATTGATGAGATAGTAACTGACACCGGAAAGCCAGCAAATGTGCAGTCGCTTATCGAGATGCGCGACAAGGGATTTGCTAACTTCCCAACAGAGGCTGGGGTACCGGATCTGTCGAATGATATTTCTGTAAATATAATGCTCCCACTTTATAAGGGACAGAAAACGGCTCAGCAAGCTTTGGATGATACCGCAAAAATGGTTTCTGAAAAGGCAGGGAAGTAGTTAATTATGTTAACTACAAAGCCCGCTCCGTCCTCGGGCGGAGCGAAGGCTTCCACCGTGGCGGCTCCTAATGGAACGCCACGGTGGAAGAAACTCGATAGGTGGTGGGCACTGTTCTTCCTGGCACCACAAGGAATTGGTATTTTTGCATTTACCGTGCTGCCATTCGCCTTTTCTGTAGTTCTATGCTTCTACAGTTGGAATGGCTTGGGGCCTATGACTTTTGTGTCTTTTGATAATTTTAAGGCACAGCTGACTGACCCACTCTTTGGCCGGGCTGTATTAAATACTTTAGGTATTGCGGTTATTACAGTCCCAATAGGACTTCTACTAGCTATTGTGGTATCCGTTATGCTGAATTCTGTAAAGAATCGCACTTTGTACATGATCATGTTCTTCGCGCCGGTGGTTACATCCTCTGTTGCAGTGGCTCTAATCTGGCAGCAGCTACTGCGAGCTGATGGATTGCTGTCGACGACGATTGCGACAATATTTCGTGTAGCTCCCCCCGATTGGTTAAATGATCCCCGCCTGACCTTGTTGGCTCTTTGTGCGGTTACTATCTGGTCTTCACTTGGACTTAACGTGGTAATTTTCCAGGCGGGTTTGCAGAATATTTCACCATCGGTGTTAGAAGCGGCAGAGATTGATGGTTCAGGAAAGATACGTACTTTCTTCAGCATTATATTACCTATGCTTTCACCAACAATTTTCTTTCAGTCGGTTATAGCATTTATTTCCTCTCTACAAACGTTCGACTTGGTGTTCGTGCTAGTTAAGAA
Proteins encoded:
- a CDS encoding carbohydrate ABC transporter permease, giving the protein MLTTKPAPSSGGAKASTVAAPNGTPRWKKLDRWWALFFLAPQGIGIFAFTVLPFAFSVVLCFYSWNGLGPMTFVSFDNFKAQLTDPLFGRAVLNTLGIAVITVPIGLLLAIVVSVMLNSVKNRTLYMIMFFAPVVTSSVAVALIWQQLLRADGLLSTTIATIFRVAPPDWLNDPRLTLLALCAVTIWSSLGLNVVIFQAGLQNISPSVLEAAEIDGSGKIRTFFSIILPMLSPTIFFQSVIAFISSLQTFDLVFVLVKNAGPDNATRTIVYHIYDLGFRKMDLGMSATASIFLLLLSVLITLFQFGLEKRFVHYED